GTTTGGCCAGCGGAATTCTTCTCGAAGGCGGCGTCACCTAACACGACAGCGGGCGCATGCGCAGCTACTTGGGGCTTGGGCGTCGGCTGGGATGTAGCGCTGGCAACTCCGATTCCGGCACCCCCGAGAAGAACTGCTCCTTAGCCGACTGTAGCCAGAGCGGCCGGAGCGCATTCCACCCTGACTTTCACATTGGCTTCCACCGTCTTCACTTCACCGTCCATCTGGTACGGCAAGGGTTTGAGCGTAGTGAAGTCGTAGCTGCTCACGCTCGGCTGATCGCCCAGGCCCTGGGTAGTTGCGCGGAGGGCTGTCAGCAGCACGCGCCATTTGGGCATGTGCGGAAAGACGATAACTTCGAATTTTCCGTCAGAGGGGTGATCGTCGGCCTCACTGAGTGTGGCGTATTTGGCCATTTCGGGGATGTTGGCGAAAACCAGGCTGTCGAATTTTCGGCGTTTGCCATCGGATGTGCGGATGGCGAATGGCTCGAATTTTGAGAAGGTTTTGATGACGGAGACCATTTCAGTCAGGGCTCCCTTGCTCCCTTTTTCTAGCTCGGTGGCCACAACAGGTGTGAGGCCGAATCCGATATAGGAATGCGCGTACTCCAACGGCTGGCCTTCCTTTTGACCTGTGTGAATGCTCAGGAGGTCAATCTTCCGGACGTGGCCCTCAACAATAGCCTCTTCCAGTGGCTTGGTTCCCGTGATCCGTCGGTGGTCATTGGCGTTGCCCGCAGCCATGACTGCACATACCGCCTGCGGGTTTCCCGCCTGCATAACGCCGTTGACAACCTCGTTGTAGCCGCCGTCACCGCTCACAGAGACAACCAGAACGTCACCTCCCCTTGCCGCAGCCTTCCGGGCCAACTCCACGGCATGTCCAGCATGTTCAGTGGGCTGGAGCGTAATCTCAGGTGCGTAAGTGAGGGTGTCCTTCAGCTTTACCTGCAATTTCTCAGCAAGCTCGGGCGCATTTCCCGTGCTGTTGGGATTGAAAATAATGGTGATCGCTTCAAAAGTCCGTGCAGAATCCATAATGTGCTCCTCGTGTGTACACCCGTTTTGGTTACTGCCCATTCACCGTTGCCAGCCCCTACGACTCCCCCGGGAACCGCCCGCCAATGAGTCTGGTCATATGTTCCGCTGTCGCGAGCAAAGGTTCCACCCACGCCTGGCACGTCTCCAGTGGCATCCGCAGCGTAGGGCCACTGATGGTGACTGCGCCCACCAGGGCAGCAGCTGAATCGAACACCGGCGCCGAGAGCCCGGAGGCTCCGTCTTCCCGCTCCCCCACGGTGATAGCAAAGCCATCAGCCCGCGTCTTCTTGACTGCGATCTCCAAGTCCTCCGAACTGGTAATCGTGTAGTCGGTAATGGGCTCCAACGGGTCGCGGAGGACGGCCTCCATCAATTCAGGAGACCACGCGAGCAGGACCCTGCCCGCCGAACCTGCGTGGAGCGGGATGATCTTGCCAAGGTGCATCTCACGACGGAGCGCGTGACGTGTGTCGGCCATGGCAACACAGACCCGGTAGTGCTGTTCTGCCTTGAAGAAGCACGCCGTTTCCCCGGTGTTGTCCCGCAACGTCTTGAGTAGCGGGCTCAGGATGTCCACCACTTCCATGCCACGCGTGGCAGGAGCGGCCCAATAGGCCATCCGCATACCGATGCGGTAAGCATCGCCCTCCCGGTCCAGGAATCCTTGCGACGTCAGGTTGGTGACCAGACGTTGCACGGTGGATGTGGGCATACCCGTGTATTCGCGAATGTCGCTCAGCTGCAGCACCGGTTTCGATAGGGAAAAAGCATCCAGGATGGACGTGATCTTGCCAAGGACAAGCAGAGGGTTGCCGTTGGCCTTCGCGGAAGCATCGGATGCTGACATAAGTCTCACGCTAAACGCTCGCCGGAGGTGACGCCAATCCCCGGGCCGTTTAGAGCTACAGCAGCACGGTGCCCTGGATGCAAGTAGCCGATGCCCCGCCGATCCAGATGTCCCCGTCCTCAGCCTTCACATGGATCCGACCCGCCCTGCCCAGGGCCGTGCCCTGCGCCGCCATATATTGTTCAGGCGCCCGGCCGCTGCCGATCAGCCACTGCGCTGCACCGGCGTTGAAACTGCCAGTCACGGGATCTTCCACCATGGCGTCGCCGGGAATGAAGGTCCGCACCTCAAAGTCGACGTCGGAACCTGGCTCGTGTGGGCCGATCACCCCGACCTTGAGGTCACCCATCGCCACCAGATCCGGTTCAATCGCCAGGACCTGTTCTGCAGACTCGAGTAGGACACCAACCCACTCCGGGCCATTTACCAGCCATGATGCGTCCAGCAAGGAGTCCTCCGGAAGCCTAAGACCGGCTGCCAGCTGGGAACGAACGGCAGCGTCCACGGCCTCGAAGCGGGTCAGTGGTGGTGCAGCAAAAGCCAGCCTGCCGGCGTCGTTCTTCACCCGGACCAAACCTGCGCCGCATTCCTGCACCAGCACGCCGTCCGTCTTTGGTTCTCCCCCGGCCTGCAGCCAGGTGTGAGCGGAACCAAGGGTTGGGTGCCCAGCGAACGGGAACTCCTCGCTGCCCGTGAAGATACGCACGCGGTAATCGGCACGCGGATCCGTGGGAGGAAGAAGGAAAGTGGTCTCGGAGAGGTTGGTCCAGTTGGCGAAGTGCTGCATCGCCTCGCTGCTTAGGCCCTCTGCGTCAACCACAACTGCGAGGGGATTACCGCCATACGGCTGGGCAGAGAAGACGTCAACCTGGTGGAACGGTCGGATACGCAAGGATTCTGAAGTCACCGCTGCAGGCTATCACTGGGTGGTCGGCCAACCGCGTGTCTGCGAAACTACGAGCATGGCAGAGAACAAGACCCAGCCCACGGGCATGTCCGTGGATGAATTCCTGTCCGCTGTGGAGCCCCCTGGCCGGCGCGCCGATGGGTTGGAGCTGCGGAGGATGATGCAGGAGATCACTGGTAAGGAAGGGGTCATGTGGGGGCCGACGATCGTGGGTTTCGGCAGCTACCACTACAAATACGAGAGTGGACGCGAAGGTGACTCCGCCGCCGTCGGTTTCTCACCGCGCAAGGCTAACCTGGCACTTTATGGCCTCACCTACGGCCCCGATGCCGATCGGCTGCTTCCCGAGTTGGGCAAGCACAAGACCGGAGCCGCATGTTTGTACATCAACCGGCTGGACGACGTGGACCGTGAGGTTCTCGCAGAGATGATCCGGGCGGGCTACCAACACGTCATGTCGGAGCTCCACACACCGTCCCCCTAAGCAAAGGACCCCCACCACCGGAAACCGGTGACGGGGGTCC
This window of the Arthrobacter sp. StoSoilB5 genome carries:
- a CDS encoding PhzF family phenazine biosynthesis protein; this translates as MTSESLRIRPFHQVDVFSAQPYGGNPLAVVVDAEGLSSEAMQHFANWTNLSETTFLLPPTDPRADYRVRIFTGSEEFPFAGHPTLGSAHTWLQAGGEPKTDGVLVQECGAGLVRVKNDAGRLAFAAPPLTRFEAVDAAVRSQLAAGLRLPEDSLLDASWLVNGPEWVGVLLESAEQVLAIEPDLVAMGDLKVGVIGPHEPGSDVDFEVRTFIPGDAMVEDPVTGSFNAGAAQWLIGSGRAPEQYMAAQGTALGRAGRIHVKAEDGDIWIGGASATCIQGTVLL
- a CDS encoding diacylglycerol kinase family protein encodes the protein MDSARTFEAITIIFNPNSTGNAPELAEKLQVKLKDTLTYAPEITLQPTEHAGHAVELARKAAARGGDVLVVSVSGDGGYNEVVNGVMQAGNPQAVCAVMAAGNANDHRRITGTKPLEEAIVEGHVRKIDLLSIHTGQKEGQPLEYAHSYIGFGLTPVVATELEKGSKGALTEMVSVIKTFSKFEPFAIRTSDGKRRKFDSLVFANIPEMAKYATLSEADDHPSDGKFEVIVFPHMPKWRVLLTALRATTQGLGDQPSVSSYDFTTLKPLPYQMDGEVKTVEANVKVRVECAPAALATVG
- a CDS encoding IclR family transcriptional regulator, coding for MSASDASAKANGNPLLVLGKITSILDAFSLSKPVLQLSDIREYTGMPTSTVQRLVTNLTSQGFLDREGDAYRIGMRMAYWAAPATRGMEVVDILSPLLKTLRDNTGETACFFKAEQHYRVCVAMADTRHALRREMHLGKIIPLHAGSAGRVLLAWSPELMEAVLRDPLEPITDYTITSSEDLEIAVKKTRADGFAITVGEREDGASGLSAPVFDSAAALVGAVTISGPTLRMPLETCQAWVEPLLATAEHMTRLIGGRFPGES
- a CDS encoding DUF1801 domain-containing protein; this encodes MAENKTQPTGMSVDEFLSAVEPPGRRADGLELRRMMQEITGKEGVMWGPTIVGFGSYHYKYESGREGDSAAVGFSPRKANLALYGLTYGPDADRLLPELGKHKTGAACLYINRLDDVDREVLAEMIRAGYQHVMSELHTPSP